In a genomic window of Streptomyces roseoviridis:
- a CDS encoding aminotransferase class V-fold PLP-dependent enzyme, with the protein MSVITAAADQSVCAPLAVLGRDVTVPLVTGGEVTYAALDYAASAPALQRVWDDVAAYAPYYGSVHRGAGYLSQLSTDLFENSRATVAEFLDCRPDDQVVFTRSTTDSLNLLARALPADCQVFVFETEHHASLLPWGDARVTYLDAPRTPAQAVEILERALAGRDPYGPALVCVTGASNVTGELWPVRELAAAAHAHGARIVLDAAQLAPHHPVSVRESDVDWVAFSGHKLYAPFGSGVLAGRADWLRDAEPYLAGGGASRTVARRADGGVDVEWHTTAARHEAGSPNVIGVYSIASACKALTEAGFDRLVARERYLIAKVREGLAEVPEVRVLSLFGDDAPRVGVISFVVEGWNSSHFAAALSAEYGIGVRDGLFCAHPLVRTLLGSDPQDPGACGAPEANPGERSLNAIRVSFGAGTPDEHVERFVGAVRELVREGARWTYRTEDGRCVPDRG; encoded by the coding sequence ATGTCCGTGATCACCGCTGCCGCCGACCAGTCCGTTTGTGCCCCTCTGGCCGTCCTGGGCCGGGATGTCACCGTCCCGCTCGTCACCGGCGGCGAGGTCACCTACGCCGCCCTCGACTACGCGGCCAGCGCCCCGGCCCTCCAGCGCGTCTGGGACGACGTCGCCGCGTACGCCCCGTACTACGGCAGCGTCCACCGCGGCGCCGGCTACCTCTCCCAGCTCTCCACCGACCTCTTCGAGAACAGCCGGGCCACCGTCGCCGAGTTCCTCGACTGCCGCCCCGACGACCAGGTCGTCTTCACCCGCTCCACCACCGACTCGCTCAACCTGCTCGCCCGGGCGCTCCCCGCCGACTGCCAGGTCTTCGTCTTCGAGACCGAACACCACGCCTCCCTCCTGCCGTGGGGGGACGCGCGCGTGACCTACCTCGACGCCCCGCGCACCCCGGCCCAGGCCGTCGAGATCCTGGAGCGCGCCCTCGCCGGGCGCGACCCCTACGGCCCGGCCCTGGTCTGCGTGACCGGTGCCTCCAACGTGACCGGTGAGCTGTGGCCGGTGCGGGAACTGGCCGCCGCCGCGCACGCGCACGGCGCCCGGATCGTCCTCGACGCCGCCCAGCTGGCGCCCCACCACCCCGTCTCCGTACGGGAGTCGGACGTCGACTGGGTCGCCTTCTCCGGGCACAAGCTGTACGCGCCGTTCGGCTCCGGCGTCCTCGCCGGCCGCGCGGACTGGCTGCGGGACGCCGAGCCGTACCTCGCGGGCGGCGGTGCCTCCCGTACGGTGGCGCGCCGGGCCGACGGGGGCGTGGACGTGGAGTGGCACACCACCGCCGCCCGGCACGAGGCGGGCTCGCCCAACGTCATCGGCGTCTACTCCATCGCCTCCGCCTGCAAGGCGCTCACCGAGGCCGGCTTCGACCGGCTCGTCGCCCGGGAGCGGTACCTCATCGCCAAGGTCCGCGAGGGCCTGGCCGAGGTCCCCGAGGTGCGGGTCCTGTCGCTCTTCGGCGACGACGCCCCCCGGGTCGGCGTCATCTCCTTCGTCGTCGAGGGCTGGAACAGCTCCCACTTCGCCGCCGCGCTCTCCGCCGAGTACGGCATCGGCGTCCGCGACGGCCTGTTCTGCGCGCACCCGCTGGTGCGCACCCTGCTCGGCAGCGACCCGCAGGACCCGGGCGCGTGCGGCGCCCCGGAGGCGAACCCCGGGGAGCGGTCCCTCAACGCGATCCGGGTCAGCTTCGGCGCGGGCACCCCCGACGAGCACGTGGAGCGGTTCGTCGGCGCGGTGAGGGAACTGGTGCGCGAGGGAGCCCGGTGGACGTACCGCACCGAGGACGGCCGCTGCGTCCCCGACCGCGGCTGA
- a CDS encoding Lrp/AsnC family transcriptional regulator — protein sequence MITAIVLIKTSVDRIPEIAEAIAAIDTVSEVFSVTGTYDLIAMVRVARHDDLADVIPGRISKIPGVEATDTHVAFRAYSQHDLDAAFAIGLES from the coding sequence GTGATCACCGCGATCGTGCTCATCAAGACCAGCGTGGACCGCATCCCCGAGATCGCCGAGGCGATCGCCGCGATCGACACCGTCAGCGAGGTCTTCTCCGTCACCGGTACCTACGACCTGATCGCGATGGTGCGGGTGGCGCGCCACGACGACCTGGCCGATGTGATCCCGGGCCGGATCTCCAAGATCCCCGGCGTCGAGGCCACCGACACGCACGTCGCGTTCCGGGCCTACTCGCAGCACGACCTGGACGCGGCCTTCGCCATCGGCCTGGAGTCCTGA
- a CDS encoding glycosyltransferase family 4 protein, producing the protein MHKTLIVTNDFPPRPGGIQAFLHNMALRLDPERIVVYASTWKRSREGIEATAAFDAEQPFTVVRDRTTMLLPTPRVTARATALLREHGCEAVWFGAAAPLGLMAPALRRAGARRIVATTHGHEAGWAQLPAARQLLGRIGEGTDTLTYLGEYTRSRIATALGPAAAARMTQLPPGVDEKTFHPDSGGAEVRERLGLSDRPVVVCVSRLVPRKGQDTLVLAMPEILRRVPDAVLLIVGGGPYEQDLRRLAARTGVAASVRFTGAVPWSELPAHYGAGDVFAMPCRTRRGGLDVEGLGIVYLEASATGLPVVAGDSGGAPDAVLDGETGWVVRGGSHEDTADRVATLLLDPELRARMGERGRRWVEERWRWDLLAERLRELL; encoded by the coding sequence ATGCACAAGACCCTGATCGTAACGAACGACTTTCCGCCCCGTCCGGGCGGAATCCAGGCGTTCCTGCACAACATGGCGCTGCGTCTGGATCCCGAGCGGATCGTGGTCTACGCCTCCACGTGGAAGCGCAGCCGCGAGGGGATCGAGGCGACCGCCGCGTTCGACGCCGAACAGCCTTTCACGGTCGTCCGCGACCGCACCACCATGCTGCTGCCGACTCCTCGGGTGACCGCGCGGGCGACCGCGCTGCTGCGCGAGCACGGCTGCGAGGCGGTGTGGTTCGGCGCCGCGGCCCCGCTCGGCCTGATGGCCCCCGCGCTGCGCCGCGCGGGCGCCCGGCGCATCGTCGCCACGACCCACGGCCACGAGGCGGGCTGGGCGCAGCTGCCCGCCGCCCGGCAGCTGCTCGGACGGATCGGCGAGGGCACGGACACGCTCACCTACCTCGGCGAGTACACCCGCTCCCGGATCGCGACCGCGCTCGGCCCGGCCGCCGCCGCCCGCATGACGCAGCTCCCGCCCGGCGTCGACGAGAAGACCTTCCACCCCGACTCGGGCGGCGCCGAGGTGCGCGAGCGGCTCGGGCTCAGCGACCGCCCGGTCGTCGTGTGCGTCTCGCGGCTCGTACCGCGCAAGGGCCAGGACACCCTGGTCCTCGCCATGCCGGAGATCCTGCGCCGGGTGCCCGACGCGGTCCTGCTGATCGTCGGCGGCGGCCCGTACGAGCAGGACCTGCGCCGGCTCGCGGCCCGTACCGGAGTCGCCGCGTCGGTGCGCTTCACCGGCGCCGTCCCGTGGTCCGAGCTGCCCGCGCACTACGGGGCCGGCGACGTCTTCGCCATGCCCTGCCGCACCCGGCGCGGCGGCCTGGACGTCGAGGGCCTCGGCATCGTCTACCTGGAGGCCTCCGCGACCGGCCTGCCGGTCGTCGCCGGTGACTCGGGCGGCGCGCCCGACGCCGTCCTCGACGGCGAGACCGGCTGGGTCGTCCGCGGTGGTTCCCACGAGGACACCGCGGATCGCGTCGCCACCCTCCTGCTCGACCCCGAGCTGCGCGCCCGCATGGGCGAGCGCGGCCGCCGCTGGGTGGAGGAGCGCTGGCGCTGGGACCTGCTGGCCGAGCGCCTGCGCGAACTGCTGTAG
- a CDS encoding C40 family peptidase, which yields MASHRRPKQPSRTRVTVLTATAAAAVALSAQTGAQAAPKPKIDEVKSKVDKLHHEAEEATEQYNLAEERREKLQKEIGALQDKVARGQEELNTLRGQIGSVASAQYRSGGIDPALQLFLSSDPDTYLDKASAIDQLGAKQADVLQSIQGKQRTLAQQRAEATTKLADLEDVRKTLGEKKKKFQGKLAEAQKLLNTLTAAERAKIQQEEQRASRAAGDRVDLGNEVPASQRGAAALNAAATQLGKPYVSGAEGPNSYDCSGLTQWSYRQAGVRISRTTYTQQNDGVKIGRSQLKPGDLVFFNGLSHVGLYAGNNTILHAPKPGAVVRYESMDYMGTFQFGVRI from the coding sequence GTGGCGTCCCACCGTCGACCCAAGCAGCCCAGCCGCACCCGTGTGACCGTGCTCACCGCCACCGCCGCGGCAGCCGTCGCACTGTCCGCCCAGACCGGCGCACAGGCGGCCCCCAAGCCGAAGATCGACGAAGTCAAGTCGAAGGTCGACAAGCTCCACCACGAGGCCGAGGAGGCCACGGAGCAGTACAACCTCGCCGAGGAGCGCAGGGAGAAGCTGCAGAAGGAGATCGGCGCCCTCCAGGACAAGGTCGCCCGCGGCCAGGAGGAGCTCAACACCCTGCGCGGCCAGATCGGTTCGGTCGCCAGCGCCCAGTACCGCTCCGGCGGCATCGACCCGGCGCTCCAGCTCTTCCTCTCCTCCGACCCGGACACCTACCTCGACAAGGCGTCCGCGATCGACCAGCTCGGCGCCAAGCAGGCCGACGTCCTGCAGTCCATCCAGGGCAAGCAGCGCACCCTCGCCCAGCAGCGGGCCGAGGCGACCACGAAGCTCGCCGACCTCGAGGACGTCCGCAAGACCCTCGGCGAGAAGAAGAAGAAGTTCCAGGGCAAGCTCGCCGAGGCGCAGAAGCTGCTCAACACCCTGACCGCCGCCGAGCGCGCCAAGATCCAGCAGGAGGAGCAGCGCGCCAGCCGCGCCGCCGGCGACCGCGTCGACCTCGGCAACGAGGTGCCGGCCTCCCAGCGCGGCGCCGCCGCCCTGAACGCCGCCGCCACCCAGCTCGGCAAGCCGTACGTCTCCGGCGCCGAGGGCCCCAACTCGTACGACTGCTCCGGTCTGACGCAGTGGTCCTACCGCCAGGCCGGCGTCCGCATCAGCCGCACCACCTACACCCAGCAGAACGACGGCGTGAAGATCGGCCGCAGCCAGCTCAAGCCGGGCGACCTGGTCTTCTTCAACGGCCTTTCCCACGTGGGTCTGTACGCGGGCAACAACACCATCCTGCACGCCCCCAAGCCGGGCGCGGTGGTCCGCTACGAGTCCATGGACTACATGGGCACCTTCCAGTTCGGCGTCCGCATCTGA
- a CDS encoding rhomboid family intramembrane serine protease gives MIDWRGTALGAWRGARNGPTVTYGLIAGCVLLFAASPVAGLTTAYGTGHELLVAQSAYFQRWGVIPADLVGGDPRALLTPLTALFVHGSWLHLLGNMLFLYVFGAMTEERMGPAGFVLFYLGCGYLALLGYAAAHADSQQTLVGASGAISGVLGAFLFLFPRARVTSLFPFLFFLPLRFPAWIVLIFWFVLQWLAARSAGSGPGVAYLAHVVGFGIGFVYAWARYRGADRVKPPAAATEGESQP, from the coding sequence ATGATCGACTGGCGGGGCACGGCCCTCGGCGCCTGGCGGGGCGCCCGGAACGGACCGACGGTGACCTACGGCCTGATCGCCGGATGCGTGCTGCTCTTCGCCGCGAGTCCGGTGGCGGGACTGACCACGGCGTACGGCACGGGCCACGAGCTGCTCGTGGCGCAGAGCGCGTACTTCCAGCGCTGGGGGGTGATCCCGGCCGACCTGGTGGGGGGTGATCCGCGCGCCCTGCTCACCCCGCTGACCGCCCTCTTCGTGCACGGCAGCTGGCTGCACCTGCTGGGGAACATGCTGTTCCTGTACGTGTTCGGGGCGATGACCGAGGAGCGGATGGGCCCGGCCGGCTTCGTCCTCTTCTACCTGGGCTGCGGGTATCTGGCCCTGCTCGGCTACGCGGCGGCGCACGCCGACAGCCAGCAGACCCTGGTCGGGGCGTCGGGGGCGATCTCGGGGGTGCTCGGGGCCTTCCTCTTCCTCTTCCCGCGCGCCCGGGTGACCAGCCTCTTCCCCTTCCTCTTCTTCCTGCCGCTGCGCTTCCCCGCCTGGATCGTGCTGATCTTCTGGTTCGTGCTCCAGTGGCTGGCGGCCCGCTCGGCGGGATCGGGGCCGGGGGTGGCGTACCTGGCGCACGTGGTGGGCTTCGGGATCGGCTTCGTCTACGCGTGGGCGCGGTACAGGGGTGCCGATAGAGTGAAACCCCCAGCCGCGGCCACCGAGGGAGAAAGCCAGCCGTGA
- a CDS encoding NlpC/P60 family protein, producing the protein MATHRRPARVTVLTAAAATAATALGAVPAAHAEPGGAAPETTRATVDRLFEEAERATEGYNRADEKADRLRTTVSQAQDSLARGQERINRMRGALGSVAGAQYRSGGIDPALALLLSSDPDSYLARASVLDRVTARQSAALGELRRELRELAQERTEASRALAELERSRAEVARHKRTVERKLAEARRVLAALSADERAGFERASRSGREALGEELPPLGDLGPSRAAAAVIAARAAIGKPYVWGATGPSAFDCSGLMVWSYRQAGIALPRTSQAQRNAGRRVPLSQAQPGDLVTYRSDASHVAIYAGNGQVIHAPYPGARVRYDPVNMMSHATVTRV; encoded by the coding sequence TTGGCGACCCACCGACGACCCGCCAGGGTCACCGTCCTCACCGCGGCCGCGGCCACCGCCGCGACGGCCCTCGGGGCCGTCCCCGCCGCGCACGCCGAACCGGGCGGTGCCGCGCCCGAGACCACCCGCGCCACCGTCGACCGGCTCTTCGAGGAGGCCGAGCGCGCCACCGAGGGCTACAACCGCGCCGACGAGAAGGCCGACCGGCTGCGCACCACGGTCTCCCAGGCGCAGGACAGCCTCGCCCGCGGCCAGGAGCGGATCAACCGGATGCGCGGCGCGCTCGGTTCGGTGGCCGGCGCCCAGTACCGCTCCGGCGGCATCGACCCGGCCCTCGCCCTGCTGCTCTCCTCCGACCCGGACAGCTACCTCGCCCGGGCCTCCGTCCTCGACCGGGTCACCGCCCGCCAGAGCGCCGCCCTCGGCGAACTCCGGCGCGAGCTGCGGGAGCTGGCGCAGGAGCGGACCGAGGCGAGCCGGGCCCTCGCCGAACTCGAGCGCAGCCGCGCCGAGGTGGCCCGGCACAAGCGCACCGTCGAACGGAAGCTCGCCGAGGCCCGCCGGGTGCTCGCCGCCCTGTCCGCCGACGAACGGGCCGGCTTCGAACGGGCCTCCCGCTCCGGCCGCGAGGCCCTCGGCGAGGAACTCCCGCCGCTCGGCGACCTCGGACCCTCGCGCGCCGCCGCCGCGGTGATCGCGGCGCGCGCCGCCATCGGCAAGCCCTACGTGTGGGGCGCCACCGGCCCGTCCGCCTTCGACTGCTCGGGCCTCATGGTCTGGTCCTACCGCCAGGCCGGCATCGCCCTGCCCCGCACCTCCCAGGCCCAGCGGAACGCGGGCCGCCGCGTCCCGCTCTCCCAGGCGCAGCCCGGCGACCTCGTCACGTACCGCAGCGACGCCAGCCACGTCGCGATCTACGCCGGCAACGGCCAGGTCATCCACGCGCCCTACCCGGGCGCGCGGGTCCGCTACGACCCGGTGAACATGATGTCCCACGCCACGGTGACGCGGGTCTGA
- a CDS encoding glycosyltransferase 87 family protein translates to MTGAVGTAGTTWGSYVGTLGRPLGLWAFTRVLILLCVFKVVVIPGPDVTSDIEQIYQGWYEVLKTGTYPMDDVTWQYPPAAALPILAPALLPFLGYSAAFFVLALLCDALVFGLLVYAGRRPGRSMRGAWLWLAGVPLLGPTAYARYDLMVTAVAVAGLLAAVRRPAVLGALAGFGATLKVWPVLVLVGTARGRATFRSWTAAAGAAAGVLLLCVLAAPGALAFLGFQRDRGTEIESLGAMVFHVARHFGWPGEARMNYGSIEFLGPGVRAVSTVAMVLTAAAFVWLLVWRLRARRRTTSTTADAAFVAVLLFTATSRVISPQYMIWLVGLAAVCLVYRSSRMHRPAYLVLWATAVTQFEFPVWFSHVGDSDPLGIALLLVRNGLLVAAVVSACRILWRQTVTEPRAGAATVAARPARLPVQADRDTSPASASASASASASASASASASASASTSASASS, encoded by the coding sequence ATGACGGGCGCGGTGGGGACGGCAGGCACGACCTGGGGCTCGTACGTCGGCACGCTGGGCCGGCCCCTCGGCCTGTGGGCCTTCACCCGGGTGCTGATCCTGCTGTGCGTCTTCAAGGTCGTGGTCATCCCGGGGCCGGACGTGACCAGTGACATCGAGCAGATCTACCAGGGCTGGTACGAGGTCCTGAAGACCGGCACGTATCCGATGGACGACGTCACCTGGCAGTACCCGCCGGCCGCCGCCCTGCCGATCCTGGCCCCGGCGCTGCTGCCCTTCCTCGGCTACTCGGCCGCGTTCTTCGTGCTCGCCCTGCTGTGTGACGCGCTCGTCTTCGGCCTGCTGGTGTACGCGGGGCGGCGGCCGGGCCGCTCGATGCGGGGGGCGTGGCTGTGGCTGGCGGGCGTGCCGCTGCTCGGCCCGACCGCGTACGCCCGTTACGACCTGATGGTGACGGCGGTGGCGGTGGCGGGGCTGCTCGCGGCGGTCCGCCGTCCGGCGGTGCTCGGCGCGCTCGCCGGGTTCGGGGCGACGCTCAAGGTGTGGCCGGTGCTGGTGCTCGTCGGCACCGCGCGCGGCCGGGCCACCTTCCGCTCGTGGACGGCGGCGGCGGGCGCGGCGGCCGGGGTGCTGCTGCTGTGCGTGCTCGCGGCGCCGGGGGCGCTGGCCTTCCTGGGCTTCCAGCGGGACCGGGGCACGGAGATCGAGTCGCTGGGGGCGATGGTCTTCCACGTGGCCCGGCACTTCGGCTGGCCGGGCGAGGCGCGGATGAACTACGGCTCGATCGAGTTCCTCGGTCCGGGCGTCCGGGCGGTGTCGACGGTGGCGATGGTGCTGACGGCCGCCGCGTTCGTCTGGCTGCTGGTGTGGCGGCTGCGGGCCCGCCGGCGCACGACGTCGACCACGGCGGACGCGGCCTTCGTGGCGGTGCTGCTGTTCACGGCGACGAGCCGGGTGATCAGCCCCCAGTACATGATCTGGCTGGTGGGTCTGGCCGCGGTGTGCCTGGTGTACCGGTCGAGCCGGATGCACCGGCCCGCGTATCTGGTGCTGTGGGCGACGGCGGTGACGCAGTTCGAGTTCCCGGTGTGGTTCTCGCACGTCGGGGACAGCGATCCGCTGGGCATCGCGCTGCTGCTCGTCCGCAACGGTCTGCTGGTGGCGGCCGTAGTCTCCGCCTGCCGGATCCTGTGGCGGCAGACGGTCACGGAGCCGCGCGCGGGCGCGGCGACCGTGGCGGCCCGCCCGGCGAGGCTGCCGGTTCAGGCCGACCGCGACACGTCACCCGCGTCGGCTTCGGCTTCGGCTTCCGCTTCGGCATCAGCTTCGGCATCAGCTTCGGCTTCGGCGTCGGCTTCGACGTCGGCGTCGGCGTCCTCCTGA
- a CDS encoding NYN domain-containing protein, whose product MERPAHGDEPTGSVDEAAETLDRPLPEPVRRKVVALVADAFGGLTVAELPAPLRQYARFTASRRAKFAGNAMAAALESEPLFRQRIGERFKESQPELAGAVESGAPPAAADPVDVAAAAYLLRPAGWGKLVAAAGEEAQRADAERADEAGRRELERLREEVAGAKERARAETEQLRHDLEAARKEAESLHRKLRSAQSDVKRGEAALRRARAEIDTARTEAAAQVSAAESETRRLKARLGEVEAALEASRRAAREGRSVEDMRLRLLLDTVLDAAQGLRRELALPPVSMHPADTVDAVEPGRMSPKDIAARALSETDPALLDQLLELPQAHLVVDGYNVTKTGYPTMPLEKQRLRLLGGLSALAARSGAEITCVFDGAELAAPVLLAPPRGVRVLFSKPGVTADELIRQLVRAEPPGRPVVVVSTDREVADGVAKSGARPVASALLLKRLSRLS is encoded by the coding sequence GTGGAGCGGCCCGCGCACGGTGACGAGCCGACGGGCTCGGTGGACGAGGCCGCCGAGACGCTCGACCGGCCCCTTCCCGAGCCCGTACGGCGGAAGGTCGTCGCCCTGGTCGCCGACGCCTTCGGCGGGCTGACCGTCGCCGAGCTGCCCGCACCGCTGCGGCAGTACGCCCGCTTCACCGCCTCCCGGCGGGCCAAGTTCGCCGGGAACGCGATGGCCGCCGCCCTGGAGAGCGAGCCGCTGTTCCGGCAGCGGATCGGCGAGCGGTTCAAGGAGTCCCAGCCCGAGCTGGCCGGCGCCGTGGAGTCCGGCGCCCCGCCCGCCGCGGCCGACCCCGTCGATGTCGCCGCCGCGGCCTATCTGCTGCGCCCGGCCGGCTGGGGCAAGCTCGTGGCCGCCGCCGGCGAGGAGGCGCAGCGCGCCGACGCCGAGCGGGCCGACGAGGCCGGCCGCCGCGAGCTGGAGCGGCTGCGCGAGGAGGTCGCGGGCGCCAAGGAGCGGGCCAGGGCCGAGACCGAGCAGCTGCGGCACGACCTGGAGGCCGCCCGCAAGGAAGCCGAATCGCTTCACCGCAAGCTGCGCAGCGCCCAGAGCGACGTCAAGCGCGGCGAGGCGGCGCTGCGGCGCGCCCGGGCCGAGATCGACACCGCCCGCACCGAGGCCGCCGCCCAGGTGTCGGCCGCCGAGAGCGAGACCCGGCGCCTCAAGGCCCGCCTCGGCGAGGTGGAGGCAGCCCTGGAGGCCAGCCGGCGGGCCGCCCGCGAGGGCCGCTCGGTGGAGGACATGCGGCTGCGACTGCTCCTGGACACGGTGCTCGACGCCGCTCAGGGGCTGCGCCGCGAACTGGCCCTGCCCCCGGTGTCGATGCACCCCGCGGACACCGTGGACGCCGTCGAGCCGGGCCGGATGTCGCCGAAGGACATCGCGGCCCGCGCCCTGTCCGAGACCGACCCGGCGCTCCTGGACCAGCTGCTCGAACTGCCCCAGGCGCACCTGGTGGTGGACGGCTACAACGTCACCAAGACCGGCTATCCGACGATGCCGCTGGAGAAGCAGCGGCTGCGGCTGCTCGGCGGTCTGTCCGCGCTCGCGGCCCGCTCCGGCGCGGAGATCACCTGTGTCTTCGACGGCGCCGAACTCGCGGCGCCGGTGCTGCTCGCCCCGCCGCGCGGGGTGCGGGTGCTGTTCTCCAAGCCCGGTGTGACGGCCGACGAGCTGATCCGGCAGCTGGTGCGCGCCGAGCCGCCGGGGCGTCCGGTCGTGGTGGTGTCCACCGACCGGGAGGTCGCCGACGGGGTCGCCAAGTCCGGCGCCCGGCCCGTGGCCTCCGCGTTGTTGCTGAAGCGGCTTTCGCGCCTCTCGTGA
- a CDS encoding PadR family transcriptional regulator, which translates to MLELSILGFLDEGPLHGYELKERIHGLSGHVRPVSDGALYPAITRLVKSGLVESRSEPGTGAAPRRTLSLTDAGRAELLARLRSPKDAEITDGQRFFTLLAFLGRLPDPADQAAVLRRRLDFLTTPASFFYKGAAPVRAEDEPDPFRRGMLRIARATGTEEKAWLAETLEELDRKAAGA; encoded by the coding sequence GTGCTGGAGCTGTCGATCCTCGGCTTCCTCGACGAGGGGCCGCTGCACGGCTACGAGCTCAAGGAGCGCATCCACGGCCTGAGCGGCCATGTCCGCCCGGTCAGCGACGGAGCCCTCTACCCGGCCATCACCCGGCTGGTGAAGAGCGGCCTGGTCGAGAGCCGTTCGGAACCGGGCACGGGCGCGGCCCCCCGGCGGACCCTCTCGCTGACCGACGCCGGCCGCGCCGAGCTCCTCGCCCGGCTGCGCTCCCCCAAGGACGCCGAGATCACCGACGGCCAGCGCTTCTTCACCCTGCTCGCCTTCCTGGGCCGGCTCCCCGACCCGGCCGACCAGGCCGCCGTCCTGCGCCGCCGCCTGGACTTCCTCACCACCCCGGCCAGCTTCTTCTACAAGGGCGCCGCTCCGGTGCGCGCCGAGGACGAGCCCGACCCCTTCCGGCGCGGCATGCTCCGCATCGCCCGCGCCACGGGCACGGAGGAGAAGGCGTGGCTGGCGGAGACCCTGGAGGAGCTGGACCGGAAGGCGGCCGGGGCCTAG